A single Glycine soja cultivar W05 chromosome 14, ASM419377v2, whole genome shotgun sequence DNA region contains:
- the LOC114384639 gene encoding myb-related protein 308-like, whose translation MPLILSYHQKIKKKKIQTKESSPTTIQQNHQSKSKYIPPFILTPLQVYILPFLCILSGLLLSFPLSLSRYISSLSFASNMHPHEHTQQVQKVEFTTKKKTMRKPCCDKESINKGAWSKQEDQKLIDYIRVHGEGCWRSIPKAAGLHRCGKSCRLRWLNYLRPDIKRGIFAEDEEDLIIKLHALLGNRWSLIAGRLPGRTDNEVKNYWNSHIRRKLIKMGIDPNNHKPHQSFPRSHASTEGASTSESMNKVPFFKSSGVAASDHRISFTKEETAIISSSSPPLNLDLTIALPSPMLRAAEE comes from the exons ATGCCCTTAATATTATCCTatcaccaaaaaattaaaaaaaaaaaaatacaaacaaaagaGTCATCACCAACAACAATACAGCAAAACCACCAGTCCAAGTCAAAATATATCCCACCCTTCATCCTCACTCCTTTACAAGTATATATCTTACCTTTCCTCTGCATTTTGTCAGGGCTTCTACTCTCTTttcccctctctctctccaGATACATTTCTAGCCTTTCGTTTGCCTCAAACATGCACCCACACGAGCACACCCAGCAGGTACAAAAGGTGGAGttcacaacaaaaaagaaaacaatgagaAAACCTTGTTGTGACAAGGAAAGCATAAATAAAGGTGCTTGGTCCAAGCAAGAAGACCAAAAGCTCATTGACTACATCCGAGTTCATGGTGAAGGCTGTTGGCGTTCCATTCCCAAAGCTGCTG GGCTGCATCGTTGCGGCAAAAGCTGTAGGCTGAGATGGTTAAACTACTTACGACCAGACATCAAACGTGGAATCTTTGCTGAAGATGAGGAAGACCTCATCATCAAACTCCATGCCCTCCTTGGTAACAG gTGGTCACTAATTGCTGGAAGGTTGCCTGGGAGGACAGACAATGAGGTGAAGAACTATTGGAATTCTCACATCCGAAGAAAACTAATAAAGATGGGAATTGATCCAAATAACCATAAGCCACACCAAAGCTTCCCTCGTTCTCATGCTTCAACTGAGGGTGCATCAACATCTGAGTCCATGAACAAAGTCCCTTTCTTCAAATCCAGTGGTGTAGCTGCCAGTGATCATAGGATTTCGTTCACAAAAGAAGAAACAGCAATTATTTCATCTTCATCACCCcctttgaatcttgatcttacAATTGCTTTACCTTCGCCTATGCTTCGTGCTGCGGAAGAATAA
- the LOC114385462 gene encoding uncharacterized protein At1g66480-like: MGNTMGRSKKTKVMKVDGETFKLKTPARANDVVKDYPGHVLLDSEAVKHFGLRAKPLEPYQELKPKKIYFLVELPKIQPEEEKTALPRRVRSSGIRGMNASDRLELLMLSKRSVSDLPLARQGPKMGSDGPMRVKMRLPKAHLDKLMEESTDGSEVAEKIMSLYVGTNAGEGGGVAAVAEEGGAKTVYNHKPRGKRVSFSPMENEEIHVVGAAQ, translated from the exons ATGGGGAACACCATGGGAAGGAGTAAAAAGACCAAGGTGATGAAGGTGGATGGAGAAACGTTCAAGCTGAAGACTCCAGCGAGAGCAAACGACGTCGTAAAGGACTACCCCGGTCACGTTTTGCTGGACTCCGAAGCGGTGAAACATTTCGGGCTTCGGGCCAAACCCTTGGAGCCATACCAGGAATTGAAGCCCAAAAAGATTTACTTTCTCGTTGAGTTACCGAAGATTCAGCCCGAAGAGGAAAAAACGGCGCTACCGAGGAGGGTGCGATCCAGTGGGATACGCGGCATGAACGCCTCGGATAGGCTCGAGCTTCTCATGCTCTCCAAACGCTCCGTTTCGGACCTCCCTCTCGCCAGGCAGGGCCCGAAGATGGGCTCCGATGGGCCCATGAGGGTCAAGATGAGGCTCCCCAAGGCCCATTTGGACAAGTTGATGGAGGAGAGCACCGACGGGTCCGAGGTGGCGGAGAAAATCATGAGTTTGTATGTGGGAACCAATGCCGGCGAGGGTGGTGGCGTTGCGGCGGTGGCGGAGGAAGGTGGCGCAAAGACGGTGTACAATCACAAACCACGTGGG AAACGAGTGAGTTTTAGCCCAatggaaaatgaagaaattcatGTAGTAGGAGCTGCTCAATAG